In Caproicibacterium amylolyticum, a genomic segment contains:
- a CDS encoding cation-translocating P-type ATPase → MADNFYSLSVQETMQREKTDPQGLTAAQAAERLAQYGANKLDEGKRKSTFVVFLEQFKDLLVAILAVAAIISMISGQAESTIVIFAVLILNAVLGTVQYVKAEKSLAGLKAMSTPTAKVLRDGTRIEIPSEQIVPGDMVLLEAGDMVVADGRVFENFSLKVNESSLTGESVDVEKSTEPLQAEKVALGDRKNMVFSGSLVTYGRASVIVTGTGMHTELGKIASLMNQTQQRRTPLQKSLDDFSKKLSIVIMAISAVVFLLSVFRSGMPILDSLMFAVALAVAAIPEALSSIVTIVQAVGTQKMAKQHAIIKDLKAVETLGSVSVICSDKTGTLTQNRMRVQQIYADHAMLDGKDLELANDPQRLLLKTALLASDATFDEATGASIGDPTEVALVQLGGLFGVEETTYREQHPRLKELAFDSDRKLMSTLHWIEGKATLLTKGAIDVLLQRSTHLFTSAGVVPMTDEERTEILRVNHELSEQGLRVLAFACRELPEVRGLTFDDEQDFTFIGLISMIDPPREESVQAVADAKRAGIRTVMITGDHKVTASAIAKQIGIFEDGDIAVDGTELDGMTDGELDEKLQNIAVYARVSPEHKIRIVTAWQRRGCIVSMTGDGVNDAPALKQADIGVAMGITGTEVSKDAASMILSDDNFATIVKAVVNGRSVFANIKNAIKFLLSGNMSAILCVLFTSFMMLPVPFAPVHLLFINLLTDSLPAIAIGMEPARRGLLDQKPRDPKESILNRSLLLKIFGQGLLIAVAVMLAFYSGYGAGGAALASTMAFATLTLARLFHGFNCRGRGSIFRLKFTSNPFSLLAFFAGVGLLALVLFVPALEGLFLVAPLTGEHVMQIVLLAFAPTLLIQVFKVIRDRVER, encoded by the coding sequence ATGGCAGACAATTTTTACAGCCTTTCTGTGCAGGAAACCATGCAGAGAGAAAAGACAGACCCGCAGGGCCTTACTGCCGCGCAGGCAGCGGAGCGGCTTGCGCAGTACGGAGCGAATAAGCTGGACGAGGGCAAACGAAAAAGCACGTTCGTGGTGTTTTTGGAGCAGTTTAAAGATCTGCTGGTTGCCATTCTTGCGGTTGCGGCCATCATTTCCATGATTTCCGGTCAGGCGGAAAGCACCATCGTTATTTTTGCCGTGTTGATTTTAAATGCGGTTCTGGGAACGGTGCAGTATGTCAAGGCGGAAAAGTCGCTGGCAGGTCTGAAAGCAATGTCTACTCCAACGGCAAAGGTGCTGCGGGACGGTACACGCATTGAAATCCCATCCGAACAGATTGTACCCGGCGACATGGTTCTGCTGGAAGCGGGCGATATGGTTGTTGCGGACGGGCGTGTGTTTGAAAACTTTTCACTGAAAGTCAATGAAAGTTCCCTGACCGGTGAAAGTGTGGATGTGGAAAAATCCACGGAACCGCTGCAGGCGGAAAAAGTAGCTTTGGGTGACCGGAAAAACATGGTGTTTTCCGGTTCCCTAGTTACTTACGGGCGTGCCTCGGTGATTGTGACCGGCACGGGAATGCATACCGAACTGGGCAAAATTGCTTCCCTGATGAACCAGACACAGCAGCGCCGCACACCGCTGCAGAAAAGCTTGGACGATTTCAGCAAAAAGCTTTCTATTGTCATTATGGCCATCAGTGCGGTGGTGTTTCTGCTGTCAGTATTCCGTTCCGGTATGCCGATCCTCGACTCCCTGATGTTTGCTGTTGCGCTGGCGGTTGCGGCAATTCCGGAGGCACTTTCCTCTATCGTTACGATTGTACAGGCAGTCGGTACGCAGAAAATGGCAAAGCAGCACGCCATTATTAAAGACCTGAAAGCGGTGGAAACGCTCGGCTCGGTTTCGGTTATCTGCTCGGATAAGACCGGTACTTTAACACAGAACCGGATGCGTGTACAGCAGATTTACGCTGACCACGCCATGCTGGACGGCAAGGACCTTGAACTTGCCAATGACCCGCAGCGCCTGCTGCTGAAAACAGCGCTGCTGGCAAGTGACGCAACGTTTGACGAAGCAACCGGCGCTTCCATTGGTGACCCGACAGAAGTAGCACTGGTTCAGCTTGGCGGCCTGTTCGGTGTGGAGGAAACCACTTATCGTGAGCAGCATCCGCGTCTGAAAGAGCTGGCGTTTGACTCTGACCGCAAGCTGATGAGCACCCTGCACTGGATAGAGGGCAAAGCGACCCTGCTGACAAAGGGCGCCATTGATGTACTGCTGCAGCGTTCTACGCACCTGTTTACCAGTGCGGGTGTTGTGCCGATGACAGACGAAGAACGCACCGAAATTCTGCGGGTAAACCACGAGCTTTCCGAGCAGGGGCTGCGTGTGCTTGCCTTTGCCTGCCGGGAACTGCCGGAGGTGCGCGGCCTGACCTTTGACGATGAACAGGACTTTACGTTTATTGGCCTCATTTCCATGATTGACCCGCCGCGTGAAGAATCTGTGCAGGCGGTTGCAGACGCAAAGCGCGCGGGTATCCGCACCGTCATGATTACCGGCGACCACAAGGTGACAGCTTCCGCCATTGCGAAGCAGATTGGCATCTTTGAAGACGGCGACATTGCCGTCGACGGCACGGAGCTGGATGGCATGACGGACGGCGAACTGGACGAAAAGCTGCAGAACATTGCGGTTTACGCGCGTGTTTCCCCGGAACATAAAATTCGAATCGTAACCGCATGGCAGCGGCGCGGATGTATTGTGTCCATGACCGGTGACGGCGTGAATGATGCACCTGCGCTCAAGCAGGCAGACATCGGCGTTGCCATGGGCATTACCGGCACAGAGGTCAGCAAAGACGCTGCTTCCATGATCCTTTCGGACGACAACTTTGCAACCATCGTGAAAGCAGTGGTGAACGGCAGAAGCGTTTTTGCGAATATCAAAAATGCAATCAAGTTCCTGCTTTCCGGCAATATGTCTGCCATTCTGTGTGTACTGTTCACTTCCTTCATGATGCTGCCGGTTCCGTTTGCGCCGGTGCATCTGCTTTTTATCAATCTGCTGACGGACAGCCTGCCTGCGATTGCCATCGGCATGGAGCCTGCCCGCCGCGGCCTGCTTGACCAAAAGCCGCGCGACCCGAAGGAGTCCATCCTGAACCGCAGCCTGCTTCTGAAAATTTTTGGACAGGGGCTGCTGATTGCCGTAGCTGTTATGCTCGCGTTTTACAGTGGATACGGTGCGGGCGGTGCGGCACTTGCCAGCACGATGGCATTTGCAACGCTCACACTGGCACGGCTGTTCCACGGCTTTAACTGCCGCGGCCGCGGCTCTATTTTCCGCCTGAAGTTTACCTCCAATCCATTCTCCCTGCTGGCATTCTTCGCCGGAGTAGGTCTGCTGGCGCTGGTTTTGTTTGTTCCGGCACTGGAGGGACTTTTCCTGGTGGCTCCGCTGACCGGGGAACACGTGATGCAGATCGTTTTGCTTGCGTTTGCACCGACGCTGCTGATTCAAGTGTTTAAAGTGATTCGTGACCGCGTAGAGCGGTAA
- a CDS encoding GntR family transcriptional regulator — protein sequence MEILISTAKGQPIYNQIYAQIKAGILSGQLHEGDLLPSIRALAKDLRISVITTKRAYDELEQDGFLYTVAGKGCFVAKKNTERIREENLKQIEELMLQIAPLAASCGLTTDDLTEMYRVLIKEE from the coding sequence TTGGAGATCCTGATCAGCACCGCAAAAGGCCAGCCGATTTACAACCAAATCTATGCACAAATTAAGGCCGGCATTCTTTCCGGACAGCTTCATGAAGGGGACCTGCTTCCCTCTATCCGGGCGCTTGCAAAAGACCTGCGCATCAGTGTGATTACAACCAAGCGTGCTTACGATGAACTGGAGCAGGACGGCTTTCTTTACACCGTTGCCGGCAAGGGCTGCTTTGTTGCCAAAAAGAACACTGAGCGCATCCGGGAGGAAAATCTGAAGCAGATTGAAGAGCTGATGCTCCAAATTGCCCCGCTGGCTGCTTCCTGTGGCCTGACAACTGATGATTTAACTGAAATGTACCGTGTTTTAATAAAGGAGGAGTAA
- a CDS encoding ABC transporter ATP-binding protein: MNAIEIKNLSKHYKDFSLDNVSFNLPSGCILGLIGENGAGKSTTIRMIMNAARRDSGEINVLGKNNLSPEFEAVKQEIGVVLDEANFPEMLTAKQVNNVMKYTFTNWDELLYFDYLKKFSLPEKKAFKDFSRGMKMKLAIAVALSHHPKLLVLDEATGGLDPIVRDEILDIFNDFTRRDEQHSILMSSHIVSDLEKLCDYIAFLHEGKLLFCEEKDRLLETYGVLHCSKEELSALPRSVIQGGTRSSNYGGVEALVLRKKVPANLKVDYANIEDIILFLAKKEHLK; this comes from the coding sequence ATGAACGCAATCGAAATTAAGAACCTGAGCAAACACTACAAAGATTTTTCTCTGGACAATGTCAGCTTTAACCTGCCATCAGGCTGCATTCTCGGTCTAATCGGTGAAAATGGTGCCGGTAAAAGCACCACCATCCGCATGATTATGAATGCTGCCCGCCGGGACAGCGGCGAAATCAACGTTCTCGGCAAAAACAATCTTTCTCCCGAATTTGAGGCAGTCAAACAGGAGATCGGTGTTGTGCTGGATGAGGCAAACTTCCCGGAAATGCTGACCGCAAAGCAGGTAAACAATGTGATGAAGTACACCTTTACCAACTGGGATGAGCTCCTGTACTTTGACTACCTAAAGAAATTTTCTCTGCCGGAAAAGAAAGCCTTTAAGGACTTTTCCCGCGGCATGAAAATGAAGCTTGCCATTGCCGTTGCGCTTTCGCACCACCCCAAGCTGCTGGTTTTGGATGAAGCCACCGGCGGACTTGACCCAATCGTCCGCGATGAAATTCTGGATATTTTCAACGACTTCACCCGTCGGGATGAACAGCATTCGATTCTCATGTCTTCCCATATCGTAAGTGATTTGGAAAAGTTGTGTGATTACATTGCGTTCCTGCACGAAGGCAAGCTGCTGTTCTGTGAGGAAAAAGACCGCCTGCTGGAAACCTATGGTGTTCTGCACTGCAGTAAAGAAGAGCTTTCCGCACTGCCGCGTTCTGTCATTCAGGGCGGTACCCGTTCCTCCAACTACGGCGGTGTGGAAGCGCTGGTCCTGCGCAAAAAAGTACCTGCCAACTTAAAAGTAGACTATGCCAATATTGAAGACATTATCTTATTCCTTGCCAAAAAGGAGCATCTGAAATGA